In Calonectris borealis chromosome 8, bCalBor7.hap1.2, whole genome shotgun sequence, a single genomic region encodes these proteins:
- the PTGS2 gene encoding prostaglandin G/H synthase 2, with product MTTGFDQYECDCTRTGYYGENCTTPEFFTWLRLTLKPSPNTVHYILTHFKGAWNIVNNIPFLRDAIMRYVLTSRSHLIDSPPTYNGDYSYKSWEVYSNLSYYTRSLPPVGLDCPTPMGVKGKKELPDSKLIVEKFLLRKKFIPDPQGTNMMFTFFAQHFTHQFFKTDHKKGPAFTKALGHGVDLNHIYGETLERQLKLRLLKDGKLKYQMIDGEMYPPTVKDSQAEMIYPPHIPEHLQFSVGQEVFGLVPGLMMYATIWLREHNRVCDILKQEHPEWDDEQLFQTTRLILIGETIKIVIEDYVQHLSGYHFKLKFDPELLFNQRFQYQNRIAAEFNTLYHWHPLLPDTFQIHDQEYTFQQFLYNNSIMLEHGLSHMVKSFSKQRAGRVAGGKNVPAAVQKVAKASIDQSRQMRYQSLNEYRKRFMLKPFKSFEELTGEKEMAAELEELYGDIDAMELYPGLLVEKPRPGAIFGETMVEIGAPFSLKGLMGNAICSPEYWKPSTFGGKVGFEIINTASLQKLICNNVKGCPFTAFHILNPEPTEATINVSTSKTAMEDINPTLLLKERSAEL from the exons ATGACGACGGGATTTGATCAGTATGAATGTGACTGCACAAGGACAGGATATTATGGGGAAAACTGTACGACAC CGGAATTCTTCACGTGGCTGAGGCTAACATTGAAACCTTCGCCGAATACTGTCCACTACATCCTCACCCACTTCAAAGGAGCCTGGAATATCGTGAACAACATTCCCTTCTTACGAGATGCTATTATGAGATATGTATTAACGT caagATCACACTTGATTGACAGCCCACCAACTTACAATGGTGATTATAGTTACAAAAGCTGGGAAGTCTATTCCAATCTTTCCTATTACACAAGAAGCCTTCCACCAGTAGGACTTGACTGCCCAACACCAATGGGTGTTAAAG GTAAGAAAGAGCTCCCAGATTCAAAGCTGATTGTGGAGAAGTTTTTGCTAAGGAAGAAATTTATTCCTGACCCACAAGGCACAAATATGATGTTCACATTCTTTGCCCAACACTTCACTCATCAGTTCTTTAAGACGGACCACAAGAAAGGACCTGCCTTCACTAAAGCTCTCGGCCATGGG gTTGACTTGAACCATATTTATGGAGAGACTCTGGAGAGACAACTTAAACTGAGACTTCTAAAGGATGGAAAGCTAAAATACCAG ATGATTGACGGCGAAATGTATCCACCAACGGTGAAGGACAGTCAGGCAGAGATGATCTACCCTCCTCACATACCTGAACACTTGCAGTTTTCCGTCGGGCAGGAGGTGTTTGGTTTGGTCCCAGGCTTGATGATGTACGCTACGATATGGCTGAGGGAACACAACCGGGTCTGTGACATCCTGAAACAGGAGCATCCGGAGTGGGATGATGAGCAGCTGTTCCAAACTACTAGACTGATATTGATAG GAGAGACAATCAAGATCGTTATTGAGGACTATGTGCAACACTTGAGTGGCTACCACTTCAAACTCAAGTTTGATCCTGAGCTGCTGTTCAACCAGCGATTTCAATACCAGAACCGAATTGCAGCTGAATTCAATACCCTCTACCACTGGCACCCACTTCTGCCTGACACTTTCCAGATACACGACCAGGAGTACACTTTCCAGCAGTTCCTCTACAACAACTCCATAATGCTGGAACATGGCCTTTCCCATATGGTGAAATCTTTCTCCAAGCAAAGAGCTGGCAGG GTTGCTGGTGGGAAAAATGTTCCTGCTGCAGTACAGAAAGTAGCAAAGGCTTCAATTGACCAAAGCAGACAAATGCGATACCAGTCCTTGAATGAGTACAGGAAACGCTTCATGTTGAAACCATTCAAATCATTCGAAGAACTTACAG gagaaaaagaaatggcagCTGAACTGGAGGAGCTTTATGGAGACATTGATGCTATGGAGCTGTACCCAGGCCTTCTTGTAGAAAAGCCACGACCAGGTGCCATCTTTGGTGAAACAATGGTGGAGATTGGAGCACCCTTCTCTCTGAAAGGACTGATGGGAAATGCTATCTGCTCCCCCGAGTACTGGAAGCCTAGCACCTTCGGTGGAAAAGTGGGCTTTGAAATAATCAACACTGCCTCCTTACAGAAGCTCATCTGCAACAACGTGAAAGGCTGTCCTTTCACTGCTTTCCACATCTTAAATCCTGAACCCACAGAGGCAACTATTAATGTTAGTACCTCAAAAACAGCAATGGAAGATATCAACCCCACACTACTACTGAAAGAGCGATCTGCTGAGTTGTAA